In Coffea eugenioides isolate CCC68of unplaced genomic scaffold, Ceug_1.0 ScVebR1_177;HRSCAF=710, whole genome shotgun sequence, the genomic window CCACAATAGAGAGTAGTAAAGTTCTATACAAAAATATGAGCACGATTCCCATCTAGAACAAAACATGAGCACGATAGGCCTTGTAGTCTTCAAATCAAAAACCATCTTCACAGCAATGActggcttcttcttcttgggaATCGTGTTAGAACCTACACGTTACCAAAATTGAAGCAATGAGCACTGGTGTTAAAACTGGAACTACACTTCTAGATAGGCACcatattataaaaactaatgtCACTCTAATTTGAAATTATAGCAATCTAAGTAAATTGcttaacacaaaaataaagTGAAATTATAGCAAATAAGACATTGAATGTATATTCTGTGAAATATAGAATAACAATACAAACACAATAAATATCTGCATGTTCACAAATATATAtgcaataacaataacaataacaacaataaaatcCTAAAATCATTGAGAGCCTAGATGATCGTGAACCACACAgtatatcaagaaaaaaaacacacacacacacgcacaaTCACAGGTGCCTCTTTTTCCttagcacaaaaaaaaattctgatacAGAAAAATTTAGATGAGTTCGACAAAGAAAAAAGTGGAATACATCCCAACATTCAAACACCTTTGCTTTAAAAACACCAAAGTTTTGGTTGCAACATCCAGCACCTCAATGGCTGTAATTAAACATGAACAAGATTTCAAGCACCTAAATCAGCCTCAAGCAACTCAATTGCATTAAACAGGAATCAGATTTGGTGGAACCAGATTTCAAGTGCCATCAAGCAACTAAATTGACATCAAGCAACCCAATTGTATTAAAAATGAATCTCTATTTTGTAGAACCAGAATTCAAGTGCCTCAATTGTAATAACTATGAAGAGCAAACAATTTATTTATACCTGACACAGaagttgcttatttgtgcaAGTCTTTCAGCTGGTTAGCTAACTCATCATACAGGCTTCTTGTTTCTGTTTGTTGCTGTTGCAAGGTCTTAATCAACTCTTGCTGAGCAGTGAATTGTTGAGTTACTTCTGCAGCTCATTTTTCTGCTTCATCTGCTCTTTTTCGGCTGTCCTCAATCTCATGCCTCCAGCGTTCTACCTCAGCAGCTTGCTTCTTGGTTGCACTACGACCGCGGATGTGTCCAGGTATGTAACCAAGTTCTTGCTCGCATATTTCCTTGCTAGTCATTGAAGTTGTAGCCTGCAATTCCCTCATTTTGTCCTAGGCAAGTAAAAAATATGATCATTATGTAGCTGGAATGGATGTCAATAATTTAAAAATCCATTATCCAAGTGAAACAGCTCACCAAGATCTCTTTTGCTTTGTTATTTACCAGCCCCCCTGACTTCTTTGACTTTCGACTTAACTCAAACATGTCTATCTCTGAAAGCTCGacatcttctttccttttctgtccaaattttcaattttttcattttcagtcATATGACAAAAAGGATGTACATGTACAAGTGTTGGCTGGGTTTCAGATTACCTTTTCCTCAACAACTCTTGCAAGCGATTTTGTGCCAACAGTAGTGTGGCAGTCATTTTTGGCACGATTTTGCTTGTTACGTTCACTAATTTTCTGCCacaaattagtgaaaattttaaCTGACAAAGATTAGCAAATTTGTGAagtgaaatctgaaatttaataAAAGGATAGGTTATTTTGACAAGCTAACcttaaattcatcattttcaaagTAGCTGACCAGCCACTTCCAATCTTCTTCACTCACACCTTCAGGAACTTGCCTCAATGCTTCTTGCCTTGATTCAAAACTCTGGAAATACTTGTGAAGCCGATATCGATGGTTTCGATATTGTGTGTTTAACTGCCTATTAATAGCAGTTTTTGAGGTGATGTGCTCTGGAAATCGAAAGTCATCCTACAATAACAGTGCAATCTACTTAAAACCAAGCAAATCTATGTGAAAATGACATATTAAATCTAAGGAAGATTTGAGTGCAAAAGTAGTGCAAATCTAAAGCAGTAAAATGTCTCATACTTTCTGGATGAAATTAGAGTATTAACAGGTCAACAAATACCGTAACCGTGCTGTATATGCCTTCTCGGTCACCGGGATTGAGATGGGACCACTTTGGAACATTAAGCCTAGCAGCCTTCCTAACAACACAACCCCCTTCTGTGATGAAGTATTGAGAATCCTTCCCAACAATCCGCCGAATacaatcatcaatttcaatggTGAGCGTCTCATTAGCCTCCCTTTTTTTTGATAATGATAGATTTCGTGTACGTCCTCTTCTTCTTGCTGACAGCAGCATAGCTATTAACAAATATCAGTCCATACATTACTTTGACCACATTAACAAAGTCAGTCATGAAATAGAAACTTGGTTTTTAATTTCAGCCGTGAAAATGAAGTCTAACTTACCATTTTCTTGCTCATCCGAAACTGGAATAGTCTCATTTTCTCCGGATGCACGAGACTCAGATGTCTGAGGGTGTATCATCCTACTCTCACTAGCAATTTCTCTAGGTGAAGAAGTTGGAGTGACAGATATTGCATTCTCTGAGGATACACTCTTGGATGCACTTCTTGGTTGATTGCTTCCAACTGAATTAGGTATTGCAGGCTGTTGTGCACCTTGAGCTTTTCTCTGCAGCATTTGGCCTCGCTTTCCTGGTCCAGCCATCTAAAAGTAACAAGAAGTTAGTGTTACAGCATAGTATAATTTAGGAATAAAAACTAGTTAGCCGGAGTTAAAGAGATTAAACTTAGTGTCATGTAGTCCTCATCAATTTCACCTATTCCGAATCGATGTCATTATCACTAAGAATCTCCTCTTCGTCTTCCTCATTGTTAGACTCATGTTCATTcacttcatcatcatcattaatGAAGTCTTCAAAGGTGCCATTTGAGCTATTTTTTGACTTCTCAGCATGTACAATGGATGAAGGTACAGCCTTCGGTATCTCATTGTCTTCTCTTGAAAGTAATGGTGGATTGTCGAGGTCTATTATAATAGTGAAATCCCCAGTTGCTTCTTCTTGATATATTTCCTCAACAATTGGTTCTTTTTCTAAATCTTCAGGAACATCATACAAGTGCCTTGGACTGAACCTCTCGACGACAAACCAGTTTTTGCCTAGTTTCAAGTCTTCAAGATAAAAGACTTGTTGGACATGTTGAGGGAGGACATATGGTTGGTCTTCATACCATTTTCTAGACGAATTGACACTTGTGATACCCCATTCTTTGTCCACTTGCATCCCAGCACTATCATCGGTCTTCCACCAGTCACACTTGAATACTATAACCTTTTTTTTCCCGAGCCAGTATCTTACTTCAATAATTTGTTGTATCACACCATAAAAATCGATCATTTTGTTACCATGCTCACCTCTAACTACAATACCACTGTTTTGAGTCTTTCTTTGCCTTTCCCGATTTTCCGTGTGAAACCTATACCCATTAACCATGCAACCCGTATACATGCAAACTCGATTGTCTAGCCCAAATGCTAATGCTCTAAGCTCACCATTGGAAGCCTCGCTGCCATACATAACCTAGTAAGGACAATTTCACCTAAATCAGTAATTTATTGTATTAGAGATAAAAAAAAGTAGGCTGTCCAAATGACACTACAAACATACACGTTGTTTAACCCATTTTGCAAATTCTCTATCGTgcctttggtccacattttcAGCACTCTCTGCCTCCAACTCCATTTTATGCGCACTATAGACAAAAACAATCACCTTGTATAAATTTGCCTTTGAACATATCAAAATATAGAACAAAGGTACAAGCTTTAATTAACATTAAAAGCTTACTTTATATAGTCCTCAAGCTCATCACAATTGTTCAatataaatgtatgaattttttcCAGCTCTGAGTCAAGGAAATTGCCCCTTTTGGGCCCTCCAAATGGACGACCAGGGCATGAAAAAATGGACAATTCACCAGTATTATATCCCCTATCATTGTTTCGTTCAGGCTTGTTGAATATTGTATCAATATTGTCTAGGTACATAGAGCAGAATGTCAAGCATTCTTTATCTATGTACCGCTCAGCAATGCATCCCTCTGGCCGGGCCTTGTTCCCAACATAACTTTTCAGCACTGTCATATGTCTTTctcaaaggaaaataaaagaaattagaaGATTGCAGTGgtctttaataaaaaaaaacttacaaggCTATATGTACAACTCTCTACCTCTCAAATGGGAACATCCAATGATATTGAGCTGGACCGCCAAGGATAGCTTCAGCAGGCAAGTGAACCATCAAGTGCATCATTATATCGAAGAAAGCTGGAGGGAACAACCTCTCTAATTTACATAAGATGACTGCAATTTTTTGGCCTAACTCCTCCAGAACCTCTCTATGTATTGTTCTAGCACATAATTTTTTGAAGAATTCACTTAACTCGAATAGCACTTGCCGAActtcttttgttaaacttccaCGGATTGCAAGTGGGAGTAGCCTTTGTATAAAATGTGGAAGTCATGACTTTTCATTCCAGAAATTTGAAACTAGCCACTCTTTATACATCGGCAAATGTTTGAGGCAAACCCATCTGGATATTTGACAGAATTCAAGAACTcacatactttttttttctcctccttGGTTAGGCTGTAACAGGCATGTGGCATGATATAAGAGTCGCCATTTGGAATCAAATGTAGCTCTTTTTTCAAACCCAAATCCTTCAAATCTTGACGACACAACCAGTGGTCTTTGGTTTTGTTTTCAATATCCATAATTGTGGCAATGACAGCCTCTGAGACATTTTTTGACACATGCATTAAATCCAAATTATGCCTAAGAAGGAGGTCTGCCCAATATGGTAACTCAAAGAAACAACTTTTCTTTGTCCAGTTCAAACCACTCTCAGAAGGCTTGCGTTTCTTTGCATTGGATTGCGCCTTGGTCTTCCCAAAATTTACCTCCATATTTTGTACCtgatccaaaatttcatttccagATAAAGGTGCAACAGGATTCCTAAAGTCCACATTGCCATCGAAAGGTTTTTTTTCTCGCCGCCAAGAATGGTCAATGGGTAAGAAGCGGCGATGACCTGTGTGACACAACTTTTTTCGGTGTGGTAAATGTACGCAAGTTGTCTCAACCATGCAAATAGGACATGCTTGATACCCTTTCGTACTCCATCCGGACAGCATTGCATAAGCTGGAAAATCATTTATAGTCCATAGTAAAGCTGCCCGGAGGTCAAATTTCTTGCCACTATATGCATCATATGTTTCAACACCAAGCCACATTTCATTCAGTTTATCTATTAGAGGCTCCATGTAAACATCAATCTCATTTCCCGGGGATTTAGGCCTAGGAATTAGCAttgataggaaaaaaaaaggatctcTCATACACTTCCAAGGGGGCAGATTGTATGGCACTAGATAAATAGGCCAGATGCTATAAGTACTACTCATGGTCCCAAAAGGATTGAAACCATCAGTTTCAAGACCTAACCTCACATTTCTAGGATCAACGGCGAAGTCCGGATGCAACCTATCAAAGTGTTTCCATGCTTCACTGTCTGCTGGATGCCGCATGATGTTATCATCATGCACACACTTTTCTTTATGCCATCTCATATCTGAAGCTATTTCTTTGTGGGTATATAATCGTTGCAGCCTAGGCTTCAAAAGAAAGTAACGCAAAACTTTGCGTGGAACTCTTGAACCTTCCATCTTGTAGCGAGGTTCTTTACAATTTAGATTTGGACAAGTGtctaaattttcattttccttgtGGAAGAGAACACAATCATTGACACAAGCATGGATTTTTTCAGATTTAAAACCTAAGTCTCGAATGAGCTTCTTAGCATCAACAAAAGACTTGGGAACTGTGGCTTCAGGAGGTAGTGCATGcctaaaaatttccagcaatgcATTGAAGGACTTTATAGTCCACCCGCTCATTGTTTTCAAATGGAGCAAAGTGACTACAAAGGATAGCTTTGAGTAAAAATGATTCCCTGGATACAGCTCCTTTTTGCATCTTCTAACAATTTAAGAAAGTTATCTGTGTCACTATGATTCGCATTTAGACTATCATCTGTTGATTCTTCCCTACCAGCCCAATTGTCCCCCCATTGTGCTGTCCCAATGTCGTGCAACATGTCATTTAAATCTTCAGTATCACTATCCTCCTCTCCATCCCCATGTTCAGTACTATCCCCACAATTTTGGTGTCGAAATTGTTCCCCATGGTGTATCCATCTTGTGTAGCTTTTACGAATGCCTTGAGTCAATAAATGATCCTCCACAACTGTTTTAGTTTGGTTACAAAAATTATTGCATTGTGTACATGGGCATGGGATTTTCtgattttcaactttttgaGAATATGCAAACTTGAGGAAACTTTTTACTCCGAGTTCATAAGCCTTGTCCTTCCTATTGCTAATCTTCATCCAAGTTTTATCCATGTCCTAGATATAGACACATCAGCCTTTAGTACAAAATACTTTTCTAATATCAAACTAAAGAGAATAATTTGTTAACTAGCCTTTTCAAAAATTAAGGCTACAAGTCATATGAAAAGCAGCCATAAAAGTAATATGAAAATTCATATGAAAAGCCATGAAATCAGTATCATATATCAAGAAAAGTAATATGTAAAATGCAACATTTCAGAAGCCCAAATTGCCTCGAATAATGGCAAGGAAATGAAGCCTTTCGGGGGTAGGACAGAAGCCATTGGATAATGAGCTAACAAAAACAGGGGAAAATTAAAATGTAGGTTCGAAAATGGCAAGGAAATGAAGAACAAAGAACAAACTTCAGTTGAACTTACCTAAGAAATGTATAGCTTTCCCCAATTGCCTTGGATTTGCTGGTGCTAAAGAGCTCGACGCGGTTGCGGGTCAATAGAGGGGAGAAAGGGCTATCGTCAGTGGTGAAGGAAATGCTGAAGAATAAATTATGGTGCTGGATAGCTCGGACTTCAGTGGCTGATGGTGGTGGATAGCGGCGGACTTCAGCGGTTAACGGTGGTGAGCGGCATTTCGACACGGTTGCGGGTCAATGGAGGGGAGAAAGGGTCATCGTCAGTGGTGAAGGAAAGGCTGAAGAATAAAGCTCAAGTTGCTGGGTAGCGGCAAACTTCAGCTGCTGATGGTGGTGGATAGCGGCGGACTTCAGCGGCTAACGGTGGCGAGCGGCATTTCGAATCTACGGGAAGGAAGGGTTAGTTCACCATAGGAAGGAAAGACTGAGAATGAAATTTGTCTAAGTGTTGGAAGAGAGAAGCGGCGAGACTTTTGTTTGTGTGTGAACAACcaaaaacgacgtcgttttgtagAGATTTCAGCCACCCGCCTCGCGCCTCTTTCAGATTTCAGACTggcgctcttttttttttggcatctaAGCACATCTTTGAGATTCCAGGATTCACACCTTTAGCttcatacattttttttcttttttttttccctggtcaaatttttttttcaggtttcttttttcatacttaatctcttttttttttccttaatctcatctataaatatcaaataaattatttgatattggtttcttttttgtgcatgtatatatatatatatgtgtgcttgTTTGTGTCTATATACATCTTTTTGGGTTTGGACAACTcaatatacaaattatttaagaaattacCTTACAATAAAACTTACACAATAAaacatgtttcaaaaatttaacatgCATAGAATCGCTTATATACAGTATAGCACTTCTTACTCATGCTTATACTACTCTTTgtctattacttagtttttataataaattaaaagaaacatgtaatcaaatattcTGTTAAATGTGTGGCAACTCTCAATCTTATTGCACAACAGATATTTTactgaataattttaatttcgtatatacccattccatatgaaaataattattacttatgatgtattacacgttatactaatctttcacagtgctaacattagactacaaattatattcaattacattttttcaaattatgtcagttattgatttttgggggttgttataAGGAATAATAAACAATTCGTGAAAAAATTTTCATGCTCAGACATGTCTATTATGTCAACttagcaaaaattacaaatatctaaaaatagtttgttattatATCATTTGTATTTTGCTAATACGTAatgaataggggctaaattataaaattagggtgtcatatcTTCGGTGTTTTTTGCTCATATAAAAGAATTGGGggataaataataaaattagggtgccatagtagaattagtgaaatttgatgaaaatactatagaattgcttatatacagtatagcacttcttactcatgcttatcctactctttgtctattacttagtttttataataaattaaaagaaacatgtaatcaaatattcTGTTAAATGTGTTACAAATCTCAATCTTATTGCACGACAGATATTTTACcgaataattttaatttcgtatatacccattccatatgaaaataattattacttatgatgtattacacgttatactaatctttcacaatgctaacattagactacaaattatattcaattacactttttcaaattatttcagttattgatttttgggggttgttataagtaataataaacaattcatgaaaaaatttttatgcttagacatgtctattatgtcaacttagcaaaaattacaaatgtctaaaaatagtttgttattatatcatttgcattttgttaatacataatgaataggggctaaattataaaattagggtgtcatatcTTCGGTGCTTTTGCTAATATAAAAGAATTGGGggttaaataataaaattagggtgtcatagtagaattagtgaaagTTGATGAAAATACTGTAGTATACAGTGACgcaaaaagttgtcacaaaattggAACCGGGTAGACTTTCAATGACAACAAGTTATGTTGTCACTGTAGAGAGAGCGTTTGTGACGACTTTACTTCAGTTGTCATAAAATCATTTCCCGCGGCATCAAATGAGATGCGCGCCAACTATTTCGTGACAAGTTGAGAATGACAACTTCCAATGTTGTCACTGATTATGCTTGTGCTGTACTCATCTGTGATGACACCTAATGTCGTCACTGAATTAGGTTATCTGTGACAAGATTTTTGTTGTCACATAAATTTTTGTCActgaaaaatatatttcttgTAGTGTGTTTTCTTGAGCGTTCGAACTATATTGGTTGGACTCCCATCTGTTGCAGCTCTGCTTTCCCTTCTTCAAGGAACTTCTAATGCAGTTAACTACTTTCTGTTCATTTAATTTCTCCTCTTTCCGGAAAAAAATCTCTCACATATGATTTGGTGTCTGGAAGTATATGTTCTGTCCTCATTTTGGCTCCTACCATGGATTGCACAGTAAAGTGAAAAGGAAGCATTTCAGTTTGTTCAACTTATTTTAGTTGGACAAATTTGTCATCGTAACCTTGAAATGGAAACTAAAGTAAAAAATTACAACAGCTAAGAAGAATAGCTATTCGACACAATAATGAATGAAGAAAAACCTGTTATTGTAATCCGAAAAGTGTCGTGCTGTTACAAAATTTCTGTGCAACTTTCGCCCACATATAGAAGGCATAATTCAATCAAGCATCTCAAAGCATCATTAGAAATCAAAATATTCACAAGGAACGAAAGTTCTATATGTCACCAATATCCAATATGAGAACATGAGTTCGTCAGGAAAAGCGTAGTAGTTTTGTACAATTATCAAGTCCAGAAAAGCGTTTGGAAAATATGAAACAGGGTAAGAtccttg contains:
- the LOC113755854 gene encoding uncharacterized protein LOC113755854, which translates into the protein MSGWTIKSFNALLEIFRHALPPEATVPKSFVDAKKLIRDLGFKSEKIHACVNDCVLFHKENENLDTCPNLNCKEPRYKMEGSRVPRKVLRYFLLKPRLQRLYTHKEIASDMRWHKEKCVHDDNIMRHPADSEAWKHFDRLHPDFAVDPRNVRLGLETDGFNPFGTMSSTYSIWPIYLVPYNLPPWKCMRDPFFFLSMLIPRPKSPGNEIDVYMEPLIDKLNEMWLGVETYDAYSGKKFDLRAALLWTINDFPAYAMLSGWSTKGYQACPICMVETTCVHLPHRKKLCHTGHRRFLPIDHSWRREKKPFDGNVDFRNPVAPLSGNEILDQVQNMEVNFGKTKAQSNAKKRKPSESGLNWTKKSCFFELPYWADLLLRHNLDLMHVSKNVSEAVIATIMDIENKTKDHWLCRQDLKDLGLKKELHLIPNGDSYIMPHACYSLTKEEKKKVCEFLNSVKYPDGFASNICRCIKSG